Proteins encoded within one genomic window of Nitrospira sp. SG-bin1:
- a CDS encoding NADH dehydrogenase, translating into MLLWLLILIPLLAAPFAWWAARSSPLLARWIAIGAFAIDGIVSSTVWIRHRDPSTSDPGQWILDSHTPWIPQWGIDLHLGLDGLSFVLILLTTVLGVVAVVSSWTEIQERQGFFYFNLLLVLSGVIGVFLALDLFLFFLFWEVMLLPMYLIIAVWGHENRRYASFKFFLFTQAGSLVLLVAIATLALLHQDATGVPSFDYHDLLVLPITPSTAWWLMLAFFVGFAVKLPIVPIHTWLPDAHTEAPTGGSVILAGLLLKTGAYGLLRFTIPLFPDAAHAFAPIAMALGAVGILYGALLAFAQTDYKRLVAYSSISHLGFALIGIFAMTSLALQGAVMQLVAHGVSSAALFMLAGALQERLHTRDMRRMGGLWGSVPRLASIALFFAIASLGLPGLGNFVGEFLVLFGSFGPHPLLTALAATGMVTAAVYSLALIQRTFHGPLRVDRDLQDLSGAPFAVLVSMMALLVWLGLYPMPLFSATKSTLQSFHYLEPTAPNAASSRSKTCLTSEMFQPIPHFSHVSAP; encoded by the coding sequence ATGTTGCTGTGGCTGCTCATTCTGATTCCGTTGCTCGCGGCTCCGTTCGCCTGGTGGGCGGCGCGCTCTTCGCCCCTCCTCGCTCGATGGATAGCGATCGGCGCATTCGCAATCGATGGCATCGTGTCTTCGACCGTCTGGATCCGGCATCGGGACCCGTCAACCTCCGATCCGGGACAATGGATCCTCGACAGCCATACACCTTGGATTCCTCAATGGGGAATCGATCTGCATCTTGGCCTGGACGGCCTCAGTTTCGTCCTCATTCTCTTGACGACCGTGCTCGGCGTCGTGGCGGTTGTGTCTTCTTGGACGGAGATTCAAGAACGACAAGGCTTTTTTTATTTCAACCTGCTGCTGGTCCTGAGCGGTGTCATCGGCGTGTTCCTGGCCTTGGACCTGTTCCTCTTTTTTCTTTTTTGGGAGGTCATGCTCCTGCCGATGTATCTCATCATCGCCGTCTGGGGACATGAGAATCGCCGCTATGCCTCCTTCAAGTTTTTCCTCTTCACGCAAGCCGGAAGCCTTGTGTTGCTCGTTGCGATCGCCACATTAGCCTTGCTTCATCAGGACGCCACGGGAGTGCCGAGCTTTGACTACCACGATTTGCTCGTGCTTCCCATCACACCTTCCACTGCCTGGTGGCTCATGTTGGCCTTCTTCGTGGGTTTTGCCGTGAAGCTTCCGATCGTACCGATCCATACGTGGCTTCCCGATGCCCACACGGAAGCGCCCACCGGCGGCAGCGTCATCCTGGCGGGACTCTTGTTGAAAACCGGCGCGTACGGGTTATTGCGTTTCACCATTCCGCTGTTTCCCGACGCCGCACATGCATTTGCCCCGATCGCCATGGCATTGGGAGCAGTAGGAATACTGTATGGAGCGCTCTTGGCGTTTGCTCAGACGGATTATAAACGGCTCGTCGCATACAGCAGCATCAGTCATCTGGGGTTTGCCTTGATCGGGATCTTTGCCATGACGAGCCTGGCTCTCCAAGGTGCGGTGATGCAACTCGTCGCGCATGGGGTGAGCTCAGCCGCGTTGTTCATGCTGGCGGGCGCGCTTCAGGAACGGCTCCACACGCGGGATATGCGCCGCATGGGCGGCCTGTGGGGGTCGGTTCCGCGGCTCGCGTCCATCGCCCTCTTTTTCGCCATCGCCTCCCTCGGTTTGCCGGGATTGGGAAATTTTGTCGGTGAATTCCTCGTCCTTTTCGGATCGTTCGGCCCGCATCCGCTGCTGACGGCATTGGCCGCCACCGGTATGGTGACCGCCGCGGTTTACTCACTGGCGCTCATTCAGCGAACGTTCCACGGGCCCCTCCGTGTCGATCGGGACTTACAGGATCTGTCCGGAGCTCCCTTCGCCGTCCTGGTGTCCATGATGGCGCTGTTGGTCTGGCTTGGCTTGTATCCCATGCCCTTGTTTTCAGCGACGAAATCGACATTGCAATCTTTCCATTATCTTGAACCCACGGCGCCCAACGCAGCTTCATCACGGTCGAAGACCTGTTTGACGAGTGAGATGTTCCAGCCCATCCCACATTTTTCACATGTGAGCGCACCATGA